In Labrus bergylta chromosome 1, fLabBer1.1, whole genome shotgun sequence, one genomic interval encodes:
- the LOC136179445 gene encoding uncharacterized protein has protein sequence MTIGTDKRCFNFRQQLQSFYEPEIQAAKKKNKVCTMKFLLLIMFTTTFCFVNADKSHRTLAAIMAGMNGGMANGVIPVRVAGGLNPSVVAVGGAGLVRQTQFVQIVPGVPAYAAPAPVSNVYTVPAVNTFPFMGVPQTRPINPLQQPLMGVTGGVLQQQLQPDPFRRFKRQVMNQANTFETTVDTQIPAPTETTKPTPCKEKVHLEEDIVEDSF, from the exons ATGACCATAGGTACTGATAAAAGGTGTTTTAACTTCAGACAGCAACTACAGTCCTTCTATGAACCTGAAATTCaagcagcaaagaaaaagaacaag GTTTGCACGATGAAGTTTCTCCTCCTAATAATGTTTACAACAACCTTCTGCTTT GTCAATGCAGACAAG tcacacaggaCACTGGCAGCTATCATGGCAGGTATGAATGGAGGAATGGCAAATGGAGTGATACCTGTCAGGGTGGCTGGGGGCCTGAACCCCTCTGTGGTAGCTGTTGGTGGGGCAGGTTTAGTTCGGCAGACGCAGTTTGTTCAG ATTGTTCCAGGTGTCCCTGCTTatgctgctcctgctcctgtttcTAATGTGTACACGGTCCCTGCAGTCAATACG TTTCCATTCATGGGAGTTCCTCAAACACGACCAATAAATCCTCTTCAGCAGCCTCTGATG GGGGTTACAGGAGGTGTcttacagcagcagcttcagcctGATCCATTCAGAAGATTCAAG CGTCAGGTTATGAATCAAGCAAACACCTTTGAGACCACAGTGGATACTCAG ATTCCAGCTCCCActgaaacaacaaaaccaaCTCCCTGCAAGGAAAAAGTTCATCTTGAAGAAGACATTGTTGAAGACAGTTTTTAA